From Acidothermus cellulolyticus 11B, a single genomic window includes:
- a CDS encoding phosphatase gives MDRDELAKYLIEARIAGPVRTPREHNLANYRLLADRDPDYTFGLDFQGTWSFPEILALMAQRCGVEPDPGYDNGEDTINVQNTIERLDELARRVRTVARPGARVLLGTGHPTGLLAVHIELARWLRQSGAVVLRPEARWEEPEPSGRVRDRHVRYLAGVAVVTRGANLLHTHSPEPMRHMLAALADAGEPPPDLVIADHGFAGAAGAAGVPVVGFADSNDPALFVGEAEGLIEVCVPLDDNVPPHLYEPLSDYLLERLRNGS, from the coding sequence ATGGATCGCGACGAATTAGCGAAGTATTTGATCGAGGCCCGTATTGCCGGGCCGGTCCGGACTCCCCGGGAACACAATCTGGCAAATTACCGGCTCCTCGCCGACCGCGATCCCGATTACACGTTTGGACTCGACTTTCAAGGCACGTGGTCCTTCCCGGAAATTCTCGCCCTCATGGCGCAGCGATGCGGAGTGGAGCCCGATCCGGGTTATGACAACGGCGAGGACACCATCAACGTGCAGAACACGATCGAGCGACTCGACGAACTCGCTCGGCGTGTTCGAACCGTCGCACGGCCGGGGGCCCGAGTTCTCCTCGGCACCGGGCATCCGACCGGCCTGCTCGCCGTACACATCGAGTTGGCGCGCTGGCTGCGTCAGTCCGGTGCGGTCGTGTTGCGGCCGGAGGCGCGCTGGGAGGAGCCCGAACCAAGCGGCCGGGTCCGCGACCGGCACGTGCGCTACCTGGCCGGGGTCGCCGTTGTGACCCGCGGCGCGAACCTCCTGCACACGCACTCACCCGAGCCGATGCGCCACATGCTCGCCGCGCTTGCCGACGCCGGCGAACCGCCCCCCGATCTCGTCATTGCCGACCACGGTTTCGCCGGGGCGGCCGGCGCGGCGGGTGTTCCCGTGGTCGGATTCGCCGATTCCAACGACCCGGCACTCTTCGTCGGTGAGGCGGAAGGGCTGATCGAGGTGTGCGTGCCGCTGGACGACAACGTCCCGCCCCACCTCTACGAGCCGCTCAGCGACTACCTGCTCGAACGCCTGCGCAACGGCTCCTGA